The Bacteroidota bacterium genomic sequence AAATTAAAGGCCTGAATCCGGCAAAATCTCAATTTTCATTTATTTGCCACGACCTTAGTCAGCTTTCTGATTATGCAGCACAGGTTGATAATAATACATATAAGCTCATGAAACAGTACCTTCCCGGCCCCTTTACTTTTATCCTTCAGGCTAATCACAACGTGCCTAAAATACTTAAAAGCCCTAAAAAAACCGTAGGAATAAGAGTCCCCGACAATGA encodes the following:
- a CDS encoding L-threonylcarbamoyladenylate synthase; this encodes MLLKIYPQNPSNRQILKVVEILEKGGIIIYPTDTVYGIGCDIFDQKSIIRIAQIKGLNPAKSQFSFICHDLSQLSDYAAQVDNNTYKLMKQYLPGPFTFILQANHNVPKILKSPKKTVGIRVPDN